A genomic region of Colletotrichum destructivum chromosome 5, complete sequence contains the following coding sequences:
- a CDS encoding Putative basic-leucine zipper domain-containing protein yields MAQSGYPGPAPLVEARHMSLSLYDMSVPEQTPFLSPANDYHLCQQWPGHDYQIFEPVFSPGNPAGPMDSVHWEGERQGLQSSETTITTTPVYSAVDWALRPDDWSSYQELQQNLQQPRSTVFSQPPQWPTPAASPLAVDASWQPAISGPNRPEPDSRTTTTKKKVTMSVKELPVPHRLSKAQHRTKRSRVESGSEPSPVTPISYDEDAGWVEGDNEGEDSDTSRALRGPERKKTYRVKNRAAAKRCREKTKQYEMDLSNKEKQVTQERVYLDACVAALKNEVLTLRNQILEHGSCDCEMIQGYIARTASSVGHTGHRVPAMLPPSA; encoded by the coding sequence ATGGCTCAGTCAGGCTATCCCGGCCCAGCCCCGCTGGTCGAGGCACGACACATGTCCCTGTCTCTTTATGACATGTCGGTGCCGGAGCAGACGCCCTTCTTGTCGCCCGCCAACGATTACCATCTCTGTCAGCAGTGGCCAGGACACGATTATCAAATTTTCGAGCCAGTGTTCTCTCCCGGCAACCCTGCAGGACCGATGGATTCGGTTCACTGGGAGGGGGAACGACAGGGCCTTCAGTCGTCGGAGACGACCATAACGACGACGCCAGTTTACTCGGCTGTTGACTGGGCGCTGCGGCCCGACGACTGGTCCTCGTACCAAGAGCTTCAGCAAAATCTCCAGCAACCCCGATCAACCGTCTTCAGCCAGCCTCCGCAATGGCCAACACCGGCTGCCTCCCCTTTGGCCGTGGACGCAAGCTGGCAGCCTGCCATCAGCGGTCCAAACAGACCAGAGCCAGACTCTAGGACCACCACAACGAAGAAGAAAGTAACGATGTCGGTAAAAGAACTACCGGTGCCGCATCGTCTATCGAAGGCACAGCATCGCACCAAGAGGTCACGCGTTGAATCAGGCAGCGAACCCTCTCCCGTCACCCCTATTTCGTATGACGAAGACGCGGGGTGGGTCGAAGGCGAcaacgagggcgaagacAGCGATACCTCTCGGGCACTGCGTGGCCCggaaaggaagaagacatATCGCGTCAAGAATCGAGCGGCCGCCAAGCGCTGCCGTGAGAAGACGAAGCAATACGAGATGGACCTATCCAACAAGGAAAAACAGGTCACGCAGGAACGCGTGTACCTAGACGCATGCGTGGCGGCGCTCAAGAACGAGGTGCTCACGCTTAGGAATCAGATTCTCGAGCATGGCAGCTGCGATTGCGAGATGATCCAGGGCTACATTGCGAGAACAGCCAGCAGCGTCGGCCACACCGGGCATAGAGTCCCcgcgatgctgccgccgtcggcatga
- a CDS encoding Putative zn(2)Cys(6) fungal-type DNA-binding domain-containing protein, with the protein MKPQREILPAGPTAASSASSERESTPQSATGTASSAPRRRPQTKIACTSCRRRKSKCDGQRPVCSLCAGMGRTRCEYDAGPDVTRFAALKTKHEELQRRVTLFEELFRLLSMRSEAESVEIIRRMRTANIETDLEHLVKFIKNADLLMQLSSAQSDQTPPASGESSVDTHLLPMPLDDISSLLELLKSAVSKLDASARTVLLDTIRHHIDVFTSHEGGRPGSAETVKLEGMPDGEANAEMDGGRPQEPGAFLKRLLNDDMTRPN; encoded by the exons ATGAAACCTCAGCGAGAGATTCTACCCGCAGGCCCaacagcagccagcagcgcctCATCAGAACGGGAGTCGACCCCGCAATCCGCCACCGGAACCGCCTCGAGTGCGCCTAGACGCCGTCCCCAGACAAAGATTGCTTGCACTTCGTGTCGGAGGAGGAAATCAAAGTGCGATGGCCAGCGTCCCGTGTGCTCCTTGTGCGCCGGCATGGGTCGTACTAGGTGTGAGTACGATGCCGGCCCAGACGTTACTCGATTTGCTGCCCTCAAAACCAAGCACGAGGAACTGCAGCGTCGCGTCACCCTATTTGAAGAACTCTTCCGCCTACTGTCGATGCGCTCCGAGGCCGAATCTGTCGAAATCATCCGCCGCATGCGCACCGCCAATATTGAAACGGACCTCGAACACCTCGTCAAGTTCATCAAGAACGCCGACTTGTTGATGCAACTGTCCTCCGCCCAGTCGGACCAGACGCCTCCTGCCTCGGGGGAGTCAAGTGTCGACACGCACCTCCTCCCCATGCCCCTGGACGACATATCGTCTCTTCTCGAGCTTTT AAAATCGGCCGTTTCTAAACTCGACGCCTCGGCCCGGACTGTCTTACTGGACACGATTAGACATCATATAGATGTCTTCACCTCACACGAAGGCGGTCGACCAGGCTCCGCGGAAACAGTGAAGCTTGAAGGCATGCCGGACGGGGAGGCAAACGCAGAGATGGACGGCGGACGGCCCCAGGAGCCGGGGGCTTTTCTCAAGCGGCTACTTAATGATGACATGACGAGACCGAACTGA
- a CDS encoding Putative major facilitator superfamily, MFS transporter superfamily yields the protein MDPEKNTPRQDGYLAPEPDYSNYDFPLPSKTESAARDGAAAAVGNDLIPSVSNAVASAGGDAYGQDRLYQQETYNKEGGDDDRLGRADTAAEEETYPEGGLRAWSVVLGSWLALFSALGIMNSLAIFQTYVATHQLEGYTEGTIGWIFSVYTFLCFFGGIYIGPVFDQYGPRWLVLSGTVCLVLGVMLLSICTLYWHFMLAFGILCGLGSSLVFTPSIAAVGHWFKRRRGFATGMASTGGSIGGIVFPLMMQSLFPRIGWGWTIRAVGFICLLLCGASNFLIRSRLPPARNASPHPDPRIFRSPAFSLTTAGIFLMEFALFIPLTYISSYMLSEGFSESFAFSILPILNAGSVFGRALPGWWADKAGPFNSNMVATLLSIVACLAIWLPAGSTTAGIVVFAVLFGFASGNNISISPVCVGRLCKTQSYGRYYSTTYTVVSIACLIGIPIGGEIVTATGGRYWGLIVFTGLVYMLALVAMMAAKVVCVGKNIWGIF from the exons ATGGATCCGGAAAAGAACACGCCGCGCCAAGACGGCTACCTAGCGCCGGAACCCGACTACAGCAACTATGACTTTCCGCTCCCGAGCAAGACCGAGAGCGCGgcccgcgacggcgccgccgccgccgtgggcaACGACCTGATCCCCTCCGTCTCTaacgccgtcgccagcgccggcggcgacgcctACGGCCAGGACCGCCTCTACCAGCAGGAAACTTACAACaaggaaggcggcgacgacgaccgcctcggccgcgccgacacggccgccgaggaggagacgtaccccgagggcggcctccGCGCGTGgtccgtcgtcctcggctcGTGGCTCGCGCTGTTCTCGGCGCTGGGCATCATGAACAGCCTGGCCATCTTCCAGACGTACGTCGCGACGCACCAGCTCGAGGGGTACACCGAGGGGACCATCGGCTGGATCTTTTCCGTCTACACCTTCCTGTGCTTCTTCGGGGGCATCTACATCGGTCCTGTGTTCGACCAGTACGGTCCGCGCTGGCTCGTGCTGTCCGGGACGGTCtgtctcgtcctcggcgtcatgCTGCTGAGCATCTGCACAT TGTACTGGCATTTCATGCTCGCCTTCGGCATCCTCTGCGGCCTCGGCAGCTCCCTCGTCTTCACgccctccatcgccgccgtcggccactGGTTCAAGCGCCGGCGCGGGTTCGCGACGGGCatggcctcgacgggcggctccatcggcggcatcgtgtTCCCGCTCATGATGCAGTCGCTCTTCCCGCGCATCGGCTGGGGCTGGaccatccgcgccgtcggcttcatctGCCTGCTCCTCTGCGGCGCCTCCAACTTCCTCATCCGCTCGCGCCTGCCGCCCGCGCGCAACGCGAGCCCCCACCCGGACCCGCGCATCTTCCGCAGCCCCGCCTTCAGCCTCACGACGGCCGGCATCTTCCTCATGGAGttcgccctcttcatccCGTTGACGTACATCTCGAGCTACATGCTCAGCGAGGGCTTCAGCGAGTCCTTTGCCTTCTCCATTCTGCCCATCCTCAACGCCGGGAGCGTCTTCGGCAGAGCCCTGCCTGGCTGGTGGGCCGACAAGGCGGGGCCCTTCAACAGCAACATGGTCGCCACTCTGCTCTCCATCGTTGCGTGTCTGGCCATCTGGCTGCCAGCGGGTTCGACAACGGCGGGCATCGTCGTGTTTGCCGTTCTGTTCGGGTTCGCGAGCGGGAAcaacatcagcatcagcCCTGTTTGCGTCGGCCGGCTGTGCAAGACGCAGTCCTACGGACGATACTACTCGACGACATACACCGTCGTGTCGATCGCGTGCCTCATCGGCATCCCCATCGGTGGCGAGATTGtcacggcgacgggcgggagGTATTGGGGTCTTATCGTCTTCACCGGTCTCGTGTACATGCTGGCTCTCGTGGCCATGATGGCTGCCAAGGTTGTCTGCGTGGGGAAGAACATTTGGGGAATCTTCTAA
- a CDS encoding Putative DNA/pantothenate metabolism flavoprotein, protein MSVPTETAERQEDAYFSSQPPPKNLESHVSAARSFIDHHAASSRRIVLVTSGGTTVPLEKQTVRFIDNFSAGTRGATSAEYFLEAGYAVIFLHRQFSLQPYSRHYSHATDCFLDFLAEGHDGTVVANPGHQERMRAVLRKYTAAKRNNMLLMLPFTTITDYLFELRAIAGLLRPLGPSALLYLAAAVSDFFLPQDRMAEHKIQSTNATDSFGSGAPAAAPTPARTPARSNGDGNGNGASPEDEETFDNFDSSPKVPRSKRLIVDLDPVPKFLQNLVDGWAPQGMVVSFKLETDPAILVHKAKYSLERYQHHLVIGNLLSTRKWEVVFVAPGQADRWVRVPSAQCERPAGGDGSETSWEDKPLDPNALPESDPEVEIESLIIPAVEELHSQHIQSLQK, encoded by the coding sequence ATGTCGGTCCCAACAGAAACCGCCGAGCGCCAGGAGGACGCCTACTTCTCGTCCCAGCCTCCACCCAAGAACCTTGAGTCCCACGTCTCGGCCGCGCGTTCCTTCATAGACCAccacgccgcctcctcccggcgcatcgtcctcgtcacctcGGGCGGCACGACTGTGCCCCTTGAGAAGCAGACAGTCCGCTTCATCGACAACTTCTCCGCGGGAACCCGCGGCgccacctcggccgagtacttcctcgaggccggctacgccgtcatcttcctgCACCGCCAGTTCTCCCTGCAGCCCTACTCGCGCCACTACTCCCACGCCACCGACTGCttcctcgacttcctcgccgagggccaCGACGGCACTGTCGTCGCGAACCCAGGTCACCAGGAGCGCATGCGCGCCGTCCTGCGCAAGTACACCGCTGCCAAGCGCAACAACATGCTGCTGATGCTCCCCTTCACGACAATCACCGACTACCTCTTTGAGCTgcgcgccatcgccggcctgctgAGGCCCCTCGGCCCCTCGGCCCTGCTctacctcgccgccgccgtctccgacttcttcctcccccagGACCGCATGGCCGAGCACAAGATCCAGTCCACCAACGCCACGGACTCGTTTGGCTCTGGagccccggccgccgcgcccacCCCCGCCAGGACCCCCGCTAGGAGCAACGgagacggcaacggcaacggtgccagccccgaggacgaggagacgTTTGACAACTTCGACTCGTCCCCTAAGGTGCCCCGCTCTAAGCgcctcatcgtcgacctcgaccccGTACCCAAGTTCCTCCAgaacctcgtcgacggctggGCGCCTCAGGGCATGGTCGTCAGCTTCAAGCTCGAGACAGACCCGGCCATCCTCGTGCACAAGGCCAAATACTCGCTCGAGCGCTACCAGCACcacctcgtcatcggcaaccTGTTGTCCACGCGCAAGTGGgaggtcgtcttcgtcgcgcCGGGCCAGGCCGACCGGTGGGTCCGCGTACCGAGCGCCCAGTGCGAGAGACccgctggcggcgacgggtCCGAGACGTCATGGGAGGACAAGCCGCTGGACCCCAACGCGCTGCCGGAGAGCGACCCCGAGGTGGAGATTGAAAGCTTGATCATCCCCGCCGTGGAGGAGCTGCATTCGCAGCATATCCAGTCCTTGCAGAAGTAG
- a CDS encoding Putative ampG-like permease/Acetyl-coenzyme A transporter 1, MFS transporter superfamily translates to MSVRTRRNKSVKRKALADLAVDTGSTNGHANGVMNQNSVEYRRKATAPGSDTVTANLMSRESFTLDDPVPKTPIANNHGFFELPVQDQRNFLLLVLLYFLQGVPMGLAGGSVPFLMKDHMSYSEIGIFSLASYPYSLKLLWSPIVDAVWSPKVGRRKSWILPIQLLSGFGMLWLGSTVENMMANTGKPGGPTVWNFTGWWFFLVFMCATQDIAVDGWALTLLTPGNVSYASTAQTVGLTAGHFLSYTVFLAFNSKDFANRYFRSSPLDQGLMSLGGYLTFWGWAYIAITIGLSLFKREEKTKNEDGIWDVYKIMWGVLKLKNIQTIIIVHLIAKIGFQANDAVTNLKLIDKGFGQENMALTVLIDFPFEIALGYYAGKWSQEYTPMRLWCWGFMGRLVAALIAQFTVTIFPAGGVTSWYMLVVIGEHVFSTFTNTIMFVAVSAFHARIADPVIGGTYMTLLATVCNLGGTFPRFFVLRLVDYFTVATCHPGNPADLGALKGSIVTEPFSCSLQPDKERCVAGGGACEMVRDGYYFVNIICVIFGVVTFMLYIRPRVLHLQSLPMRAWRLSPSK, encoded by the exons ATGAGCGTCCGAACACGCCGAAACAAATCCGTGAAGCGAAAAGCTTTGGCCGATCTAGCTGTAGACACAGGCAGCACAAACGGCCACGCCAACGGCGTGATGAACCAGAACAGCGTTGAATATCGGCGGAAGGCGACAGCTCCTGGCTCCGACACCGTCACCGCGAACCTCATGTCGCGCGAATCTTTCACCCTTGACGATCCCGTGCCCAAGACCCCTATCGCCAACAACCATGGCTTCTTCGAGTTACCGGTGCAAGACCAGAGGAACTTCCTCCTGTTGGTGCTCCTATACTTCCTGCAAGGCGTGCCCATGGGTTTGGCGGGCGGCTCTGTCCCCTTCCTCATGAAGGACCACATGTCGTACAGCGAGATTGGAATCTTCAGCTTGGCTTCATATCCCTACTCCTTGAAGCTTCTCTGGAGTCCGATTGTGGATGCTGTCTGGAGCCCCAAGGTCGGCCGCAGAAAGAGCTGGATTCTTCCTATCCAGCTGCTTTCCGGATTTGGTATGCTATGGCTTGGATCGACCGTGGAGAACATGATGGCCAACACCGGCAAGCCCGGCGGTCCTACCGTATGGAACTTCACCGGCTGGTGGTTCTTCTTGGTGTTCATGTGCGCCACCCAGGATATTGCTGTAGACGGCTGGGCCTTGACCCTCCTGACTCCCGGAAACGTTTCCTACGCGTCCACCGCGCAGACGGTCGGTCTTACTGCTGGTCACTTCTTGTCTTACACTGTTTTCTTGGCATTCAACTCCAAGGATTTCGCGAACCGCTACTTCCGCAGCTCCCCGTTGGACCAAGGTCTGATGTCCCTCGGCGGGTATCTCACTTTCTGGGGCTGGGCCTACATTGCCATCACCATCGGACTGTCTCTCTTCAAGCGTGAggagaagaccaagaacGAGGATGGCATCTGGGACGTGTACAAGATCATGTGGGGTGTGCTCAAGTTGAAGAACATTCAGACCATCATCATTGTCCACCTCATTGCCAAGATCGGCTTCCAGGCCAACGACGCCGTCACGAACCTCAAGCTTATCGATAAGGGTTTCGGTCAGGAGAACATGGCTTTGACGGTTCTCATTGACTTCCCCTTCGAAATCGCGCTCGGCTACTATGCCGGCAAGTGGTCACAAGAGTACACCCCAATGCGCTTGTGGTGTTGGGGTTTCATGGGCCGTCTTGTCGCTGCCCTCATTGCCCAGTTCACGGTCACCATCTTTCCGGCAGGCGGCGTAACTTCTTGGTACATGCTGGTGGTAATTGGCGAGCAcgtcttctcgaccttcACCAACACTATCATGttcgtcgccgtctcggctTTCCACGCTAGAATCGCAGAccccgtcatcggcggcacctACATGACTCTGTTGGCCAC CGTTTGCAACCTCGGTGGCACGTTCCCGCGCTTTTTCGTTCTGCGTCTCGTCGACTACTTCACCGTCGCAACCTGCCACCCCGGCAACCCCGCGGACCTGGGCGCTCTTAAGGGCTCAATTGTCACTGAGCCTTTCTCATGCTCCTTGCAGCCCGACAAGGAGAGGTgcgttgccggcggcggcgcgtgCGAGATGGTGCGCGACGGATACTACTTTGTCAACATCATCTGCGTCatcttcggcgtcgtcacaTTCATGCTGTACATTCGACCCAGAGTTTTGCATCTGCAGTCGCTGCCCATGCGAGCATGGCGTTTATCACCGTCCAAGTAA
- a CDS encoding Putative centromere protein O → MSAESQDAATEALSQEINDLRAKVASLKKELKVQATALISSEPTRTALQEDNQTRSAFALPFESNPVHDQVLSRSKAQEAHDQQCLYRTCATVTTFRVQDPDPNAVDRGHVLGIRIEIMSGAIFRRPYYVMLNRPYKESRHLRVHRHTVPLCIPLAALAARHLPAPKPADDERQKIQDLSRFVRTLRREIVRFHNRTAVIGDLQKAAGLRGSSDADEDSAQAVTSIVAADIEAKQISIEWADGRAGRLVMSEDGQIQKLVILGTAGRDREVTRDLLGDSRRVEDVAKQLTST, encoded by the exons ATGTCGGCCGAATCGCAAGATGCTGCCACCGAGGCCCTCAGCCAGGAGATCAACGATCTCAGAGCCAAAG TCGCCTCTTTGAAGAAGGAGTTGAAAGTGCAAGCCACGGCTCTCATCTCATCAGAGCCAACGCGTACAGCCCTCCAAGAAGACAATCAGACACGCAGTGCGTTCGCGCTCCCCTTCGAGTCGAATCCGGTCCACGACCAGGTCCTGTCTCGATCCAAAGCCCAAGAAGCGCACGACCAACAATGTCTCTACCGTACCTGCGCGACAGTCACGACCTTTAGGGTCCAAGACCCCGACCCCAATGCCGTTGACCGCGGTCATGTCCTCGGCATCCGTATCGAAATCATGTCCGGCGCCATATTCCGCAGACCATACTACGTTATGCTCAATCGGCCATACAAGGAGTCCCGCCACCTACGAGTCCATCGACACACCGTTCCTCTGTGCATTCCGCTGGCAGCGCTTGCCGCGCGTCACCTCCCGGCACCGAAGCCAGCTGACGACGAAAGACAAAAGATCCAGGACTTATCCCGGTTTGTCCGGACACTGAGGAGAGAAATTGTGAGGTTCCACAACCGGACCGCAGTCATTGGTGACTTGCAGAAGGCTGCCGGTCTTCGCGGTAGCAgcgatgccgatgaggaCTCGGCGCAGGCGGTCACCAGCATTGTTGCGGCAGACATCGAAGCCAAGCAGATCAGCATTGAATGGGCCGACGGCAGGGCAGGCAGACTGGTCATGAGCGAGGACGGACAAATCCAGAAGCTGGTTATACTTGGTACAGCAGGACGCGATCGAGAGGTTACCAGGGATCTTCTGGGTGACAGCCGCCGCGTGGAGGACGTCGCAAAGCAGCTGACAAGCACTTGA
- a CDS encoding Putative essential protein Yae1 — protein sequence MHLQPIDNTEIEPFTSAMDSDPRITIMPDEQETFDDVWGSEPGSPTNVAQGAPTGTHPGDIPRLQAEHTTAGYREGVTLAKAQSIQTGFDEGFSLGAEIGALAGQVVGVLEGIAAALDGQDEAIAKAARKSSDDAKAELKTDSIFTPAFWNNDGTWKFDVDEHAGDEILFSDVARAHPLIQKWTKIADAEIERWRITLDAIGDAPEHERQPSPERAPSSATPQTKKPLDW from the coding sequence ATGCATCTCCAGCCCATCGACAATACCGAAATTGAGCCCTTCACCAGCGCCATGGACTCCGACCCACGCATCACTATTATGCCGGACGAACAAGAGACTTTTGATGATGTCTGGGGCTCCGAGCCTGGTTCGCCGACTAACGTGGCCCAGGGCGCGCCCACAGGAACCCACCCTGGCGACATTCCAAGACTCCAGGCCGAGCATACCACCGCCGGTTACCGAGAGGGCGTCACCTTGGCCAAGGCCCAGAGCATCCAAACGGGTTTCGACGAGGGCTTCAGCTTGGGAGCCGAGATCGGGGCCCTCGCCGGTCAGGTTGtgggcgtcctcgagggaatcgccgccgccctggacggTCAAGATGAGGCCATCGCGAAGGCTGCGCGGAAGTCTTCAGACGACGCTAAGGCCGAGCTGAAGACGGACTCCATCTTCACCCCCGCGTTCTGGAACAACGACGGGACTTGGAagttcgacgtcgacgagcacgcGGGTGACGAGATCCTCTTCTCCGACGTGGCGCGCGCTCACCCGCTCATTCAGAAATGGACAAAGATCGCAGATGCCGAGATTGAGCGGTGGCGCATCACTCTTGATGCCATCGGCGATGCGCCGGAGCACGAGAGACAGCCGAGCCCGGAACGGGCCCCGAGCTCCGCGACACCGCAGACGAAGAAACCTTTGGATTGGTGA
- a CDS encoding Putative pirin domain, rmlC-like cupin domain superfamily, rmlC-like jelly roll, producing MPRIATLTAIFAIFVSIIIFNTQLKSFFTDITSSLVNTNATNTTTQTTAPNSLDSLGSPMLNSVKNTMSKTLHHAKITPHRSATRGHADHGWLNTYHSFSFANWYDPRFNSFGALRVLNEDRVKANSGFPTHPHRDFEIFSYILSGELTHRDSMLQKGAEGGQSDKFYRMHRGDVQFTTGGTGIAHSEMNEHSRDTVHFLQIWAIPWKRGLPPTYHTQHFPEEDKRKGFVTILSPLKAGPEATAAEEKAAEPSIPGTIPIHADFVMGAGIIEPNAVFEWSVGAKVTEQTKRKVFVHLPMTKNGKAKIRIDGRDDAVLSEGDGAFVDVVNAGDKLSVESVGEAEAEVVVLDTA from the coding sequence ATGCCTCGCATCGCAACCCTTACTGCGATTTTCGCCATCTTCGTTTCtatcatcatcttcaacaCACAGCTCAAGAGTTTCTTCACAGATATCACTTCTTCCCTCGTCAACACCAACGCAACGAACACCACAACTCAAACCACAGCTCCAAACTCGCTGGATTCGCTTGGCTCGCCCATGCTCAACTCAGTCAAGAACACAATGTCCAAGACTCTCCACCACGCCAAGATCACGCCGCACCGGAGCGCCACCCGGGGCCACGCGGACCACGGCTGGCTCAACACCTACCACAGCTTTTCGTTCGCCAACTGGTACGACCCGCGCTTCAACAGCTTTGGCGCGCTGCGCGTGCTCAACGAGGACCGCGTCAAGGCTAACTCGGGCTTCCCGACGCACCCGCACCGCGACTTTGAGATCTTCAGCTACATCCTGTCGGGCGAGCTGACGCACCGCGATTCGATGCTGCAaaagggcgccgagggcggccagaGCGACAAGTTCTACCGCATGCACCGCGGTGACGTCCAGTTCACCACGGGCGGCACGGGCATCGCGCACTCGGAGATGAACGAGCACAGCAGGGACACGGTACATTTCCTCCAGATCTGGGCGATCCCGTGGAAGCGCGGCCTGCCGCCAACCTACCACACGCAACACTTccccgaggaggacaagCGCAAGGGCTTCGTCACGATCCTCTCCCCGCTGAAAGCCGGGCCCGAGGccacggcggccgaggagaaggcggcggagccGTCGATCCCGGGCACGATCCCTATCCACGCCGACTTCGTCATGGGCGCGGGTATTATCGAGCCAAACGCCGTGTTTGAGTGGAGTGTCGGCGCCAAGGTCACGGAGCAGACGAAGCGCAAGGTCTTTGTCCACCTACCGATGACCAAGAACGGCAAGGCCAAAATCCGGATCGACGGCCGCGATGACGCCGTCCTGTCCGAGGGAGACGGCGCgttcgtcgacgtcgtcaacgccggGGACAAGTTGAGCGTCGAgagcgtcggcgaggccgaggccgaagttGTTGTTCTGGACACAGCAtaa